The genomic stretch TTTCCCTTTTTGCACATCAATGATAGCTCCAgcagtggctaggaatggtcttcctaggatgattgAGGTGTTCGCCTCCTCTTCCATGTCTAGCACAACAAAGTTAGCTGGGAAAATGAATTCTCCCACCTTCACCAGCAAGTCCTCCACTACCCCATGTGAAAATTTTAATGTTCTGTCAGCCAATTAGAGTGCCATTCTTGTATgcttggcttcctcaatcttcatcCTCCTCATCATGGTTAGGGTCATGAGGTTGATGCTAGCTCCCATATCACACAAGGATTTTTCAATATTGATATCCCCTATGATGCAAGGGATTTGGAAATTCCCTGGGTCTTTCATTTTCTGGGGAAGCTTCTTTTGTATGATGGCGCTACACTCCTCAGTTAGCACTATGGTCTCTTTTTCTCCccagtttctttttcttgtcatAAGATCTTTCATAAATTTGGCATAAAGCGGtatttgctccaatgcttcAGCAAATGGTATGTTGATTTGAAGCTTTTTGAAGATCTCTAAGAACCTAGAGAACTGGCTATCCTTCCCATCTTTCCTCAGCCTCTGAGGATATGGTGCCTTTGGCACATAAGGCTTCAAGATTGGCTTTGGTGAGGATGGGGCAGGGATCTCTTCTTTATTATTGTTTCCATGCTTCTCTGCAGCCTCTTCTTCATGGTTATCTTGGCTCGGGGTTGCTTCTTCTACAACCTTTCCGCTTCTAAGtgtgatggctttgcactcccctcttgagttggccATGGTGTCACTGGGAAATGTATGTGTGGGCATTGGGATTTGTTGGATAAGAtccccacttgtgcttccagttTTGAGATTGTTGTGCCTTGATTCTTCATATTTGATCTATATTCTTCTTAATTAGCGTATATCTTTCTCTCAGCCTATGTCTGTCTCTCTAAGATAGTGGAGATGGCCCTTATAAGTTGTGATGATAGTTATGCTATTACAGCCTCTACTCTCTCAAAGTTGCTCTTGATCTCACATGGTTGCATGAGTGAAGTTGATGTGTCTTGATGGTGGTTGTTGTGTGTTTGCTGGGTGGAGTGGTATGATGCATTTTGTGAGTTGTGGTAGGTTCTGTTGTTGCTTGATTGATGGTTAGGATTGTGAGTGTTGTATTGGTTGGATGGGTAAGGTTTGTTGTGATCTTGGTTGTGGCTTTGTTGGTTCTCccatccaaaatttgggtggttcttctAACCCGAATTGTATGTCTTGGAGTTGGGATCATATGGTGGTCTAGAATTATTCACATAGTTAGCTTGCTCCCATTCACATTTAACTTCTGGTGCATCTCCTTCTTGTTGAAGGGTTTGAGCTTGAATAGCTGAAACTTGATTGCTCCCCATCTTCTTGGTCAAGGCTGCTAGTTGTGCAGTAATCACCTTGTTTTGAGCTAATAGGGCATCCATTGAATTGAGCTCCATTACCCCTTTCCTCTGAGTTTTTTTCTGAAGCATAAaagtactcattctcagccacagtctcaatgacatctatggcttcttcaatggtcttcttcttgttgagtgatcctcctgaagAATGGTCTACTGCTTGCTTTGACTCATATGACAgcccttcatagaagatgtgtagttgcacccattcattgaacatatccggtgggcatttccttgtcaaatccttgaacctctcTCAGGCCTCATAGAGTGTTTCCACCATCTTGCTGTCTGAAAGTTTGCACCTCATCTCTTAACCTGTTGACTCTCTGTGGAGGATAAAATCTTGCTAGAAATTTGTTTACAACATCATCCCATGTCGTTAAACTCTCTTTGGGGAATGCTTCTAGCTACTTTGCTtctttatctttgagtgagaaagggaacaaAAATAGCTTATAGGTGTCAGGATGTACACCATTTGATtttacagtatcacagatcCTCAATAATGTATTGAGATGTTGGTTTAGGTCCTCTTGGGCACCTCCTCCATATGAACCGTTATTATGGACAAGTGTGATAagttgaggtttcaactcaaatttgTTGGCATGGATTGTTGGCTTCAGGATGCTGCTgccacagtttcctggatttGGGTTGATGTAGGAGCCTACGACTCTCCTTTCTTGCTCAACACGATTTCCAGCTTCTTCTTCCATGGTGGGTTCTAGATCTCCTTCCACTATTTCCTCTCCAACAATGCCTTTGCCTCttacttccctccttaatctaagaaaggtcctctcaggttcactaTCGAAGGAAGATGAAGTTTCTCCccttctacctgtcatacatCCAACAAACATCAAATAGAGGACAAGTGGAATAACCGCCTTAGTTAAGGTTAGTGGTTAACTTGGTTGATGCAATTAATCAAACAGTTAGAAGAGTGGAGATATGGACAATGGTTAATCTGAATTATCTCAGTAGAAAGACCAAAATctgaataaaaagtaaaaaaaaaatgatgaagaaagaaagaaaaaaatataacaacataattaaaatgcttaatctagctaatcaatttaatcattgtcaaattcaaaccaatccccggcaacggcgtcaTAAAACTTGATGAGTCCGGAATTCACCCCCCACAAAAGAAATTGATGAATCCGCtcttttggcaagcgcaccaaaattatcgtcaagtaataacccacaatggaatgggatcgtatccacataGATTGATTGATTTGAGAAACTTTAATTaattggtgaattagtcaagctaaaCAGAATAGATTGTAGTtgcagaattataaatgggAAGAATTTTAAATGACTCAAAAGTAAAGGAAGACAATAAAATGCAGAAATGGAAATGGCAAGAATGTAAAAGGTAGAAGTTTAAATGACATAAATGTAAAGGgttaaaacaaaagaaaagtgtCTAATCTAGGTAATCAACCAACCGGTAGTTTGTTAATCATAATTAATCCCCGGCAGCGGCGCCATAAAACTTGATGACCGGAATTCACTACCCACATATAATGAATATGTcctttggcaagcgcaccaaattGTCATCAATTAATAACCCACaatggagtgggatcgtatccacagagattaatTGGATTAAGCAAGCAGTAGTTGATTAATTAGCCTAGTTAGACAAGTATAATTGGATGATAAGCAACAAAAAATATGAGagtaaaggaaagcaataaaatgcaagaaagtaaatggcataaatgtaaagtacaagaaagtaaagtgatggaaatgtaaagtgcagaaaatgtaaataaccataaagtaaataaaaaaaagaaatataaaataaatattgggatcaagagatattgcattctcTGGATTAATTGATTCcatctcatcttcaatcatgcaactcattaacctcttggcaatcatgagtGATTGAGTCCCAATCCCTTGGTAACTCAATCTCCccaatcttgatcaatagccaattccttggtctagtTGCTCATGAGATGAGATGAAGCTTGTTCCCTGATTATATCGCACATCATCATAGGTCCAAGTAATAGgtggattatatgtcaccatatccaatcaccaaaacccagattctactcaagtgtgagaatgatttcaagcatggtttcatgtttccttttccaaggttcccatgaaacccattttgtattcaacctctttcccaagatgattgaacactatcatgaagaacgaaattccttctagcaaatcaaagagagatgaagagaagaagaagaatacaAATAATCAATccattgaaaaataataaagcTCTCTTTCACATTGACTCtaaatgttttgttttcaagctttttgcttgatacataaacaacgcaagtacttaacaaatgaattgtcattggtactcagagccttcagctttctcattctttcccttttctttttcttgccttATTTGCattttgcttcttcaaggttttcatgatttaaaaaatttcataaaatgtcctagatgaaaacttcaattaaacaaattcaaatgaaattGAGTAACAATAATCATGCTagtgataaaccattattttatgatttatattgtgtttaattgagtggttttatcaagtctttacccacttattcatatgatttgcatgattttacaattccttccaaGATTAGTTCCATGGTTGAAAACCTACTTCCTAAGCCTTTAAATTGCGTATTTTAAATTCTCCCTTATACCATTCAAtcccgtgatatgtgtgttaagtgttttcaggctttatagggcaagaatggcttaatgaatggagaggaagcttgcaaaaatggaaggaacacaagaaaccaaggagatgaccagcgagctttgacgcggacgcatggctcacgcgaccgtgCGAAATGGAGAAAATCAcagtgacgcgttcgcgcgcctgacgcgaacgcgtggattggaTTCTGCACgactgacgcgaacgcgtggattggaTTCTGCACGAatgacgcaaacgcgtggatgacgcatacgcgtggcaGGAAAAACGctgaatgacgcgcacgcgtggacgacgcgtacgcgtgacatgtgcAATCTGCAGAATTAACAGAACTCGCTGGGGGTGATTTCGGGTCGTGTTTTGACCTAATTTTTggccagaaacacagattaaagccagggaacatgcagaaactCACCACATAACACAACATTCAAATacataattttagattttagatgtagtttttagagagagaggctctctcctctctcttaggatatAGGATTTAAGATTTCTATTATGTTTAggctatttcttcttcattctaggttcaatattcctttactttatgttctcttctacttttatttatttgaatgcTATTACTTGTTAATTACttatgttgccaaattggcttatgaactcttcatgttacatttgaatattctatttaaatacaatttgaggtatttcagatttatgattattttattctatttattatataaataatttatatttttcccctcttggctttggttaagtaattggtaacactcgagttatcaaactcagctgttgATTAATATTTGACGTTTGCtggttgatttggatccctctaaatCTAgtttttccttaggagttgactaggacttgaggaatcaagttgattagtctacttgactttcttttatttagaaAGGGATAACTAAAtgggagcaataaacaattctcatcacacctgataaggataactaggacaGGATTTTTAGTTCTCAAAACctgccaagagctttattagttattattttattgccttgttattttacattacttgttcaaaacccaaaaatatacttttttccataaccaataataaatcatacctccctgtaattccttgaggtacgacccgaggtttaaatacttcggttataaattttattgggttttgttacctgtgacaaccaaacttttgtacgaaaggattctttgcTGGTTTaaaaactatacttacaacgtgattatttttattaaattctttactagcaaaagtCAGTTCATCAGCTAGCTTCCCAATACTTATAAGCTCATGCTAACTCCTTCTTTAATtaccttgtttgtttatgatcatgatacttaTTTGCTTTTGAACTAACAAAACTCAAGAGGGTAGTCATAATATCATAGCACATGTTATAATTCAACAATGAAGCTAAGCTTAGTCACAACAAGTAATcacacatgcatacaaagaagatagaagacaatcatgcaatttaaagttcTAGAAATAAGTAAGAGGAAAAAGGAACTTTaccaccttgtagttcatcttcattgttgttgtccTTTTCCTCTTATTCTTCCcctttccacaccaaacttagaatgattgcttgttCTCAAGCAACAAATAAAATAGTGGTGATGGGTTTTGTGATGGGTCATGAGTGtgttacacaatgaaatgtggGTAATGCATGTGTTGTAGGCAAGCAAAATTAAGAACCACAATAAAGGCACAAGAAAGAAACAGAGGTAATatgattgcattaataaatcGTGTGAACTTggtacattgcataaaagataagtggcaacaccaaacttagaatgacaCTTTCATTTTAGCATGATGCAAGTACCTAGTGAAGATTAAAAATCAAATTGTTGCATGGCAACcccaaacttaaaatgcaaccatatgccaaattattgaaagtaaactaagcaaggaaagaaaatgttacctacggttgggttgcctcccaacaagcgctcttttaatgtcattatcTTGACATGTTATTCtcaactttcttcctcttcttccagtttgttaagaggaatgacctcaagaggaaggaagagcaaGTTAATATCCCCTGTTTTGAGtgcctcccaacaagctttcttttgttgttagcTTGAGTAAACTTGCTTGTTGGGGTAGGGGTGGGATGGCTTTTGGTTGACCTCTTCTTCATGGATATTATCCTTCTTTTCTTGGTCACCATCCTCTCTTTGGTGCTTTTGttgattgccttcacttcttttaTATCAAGACTTGGGTGTTGTGGCATGGTTGGAGTGTCTTcttcatcaagaacatcttggaATGGTGGCTCACTTGGTACAAggatctctttttctttctctaccAATTCTTCATTTTCACCTTCATTAAGCACTTCTCCACTCCTTGAGCTAATGGCATGAAATTCTTTTCCTGGCCAAGGGAAGACATTGGTTGGTTCATCAACAAATTGTTGTGCCATTTGTCTCACGTGCTCTTCTTGATTTCTCTTTGAGATTTCCATATATCTAATCCTTTCTTTGTTCTTTTCCCTTAAGAACTTATCCTTCAAGGACTAAATTAAATGGGCAATTGAGGCTTAGGTCTGGGAAAGTTATTCTAATACAAATGCCAGAGAAGGTTTTTGATGAGTTTGTGGAGGTGCATAGGTTGGACaattgatgccagggcatcttggctagttttactagccattttttgtatgctttaggttggtttcatacattttcttaggaaataagaaagaatttggttgaaaatgcaatcataccatgattcaagcgaacattgtgaattttgaatgatttcatgagaattatgcatgaattgaatgataaaatggatgatgcataatctcttgattaagagcaagactttgatgtactttgtttgattaatttcaggtaacaag from Arachis stenosperma cultivar V10309 chromosome 9, arast.V10309.gnm1.PFL2, whole genome shotgun sequence encodes the following:
- the LOC130949822 gene encoding uncharacterized protein LOC130949822, with product MANSRGECKAITLRSGKVVEEATPSQDNHEEEAAEKHGNNNKEEIPAPSSPKPILKPYVPKAPYPQRLRKDGKDSQFSRFLEIFKKLQINIPFAEALEQIPLYAKFMKDLMTRKRNWGEKETIVLTEECSAIIQKKLPQKMKDPGNFQIPCIIGDINIEKSLCDMGASINLMTLTMMRRMKIEEAKHTRMAL